The following nucleotide sequence is from Nymphalis io chromosome Z, ilAglIoxx1.1, whole genome shotgun sequence.
GACctatataatctattttttttttgcttacactattattatttacctagAGCGGCATCCTGGGATGAAATTTGCATCACCAGAGCCAACTGCTGCCGCTCCGACATGGGCGCTAAGACTTGAATTCGTGGCGCGCCGTCAGGCCCGCGCCCTGAGCCCCGCGACCGCGACGTCGAAGGCATGCTTCGAGCATAACCACGCTTCTACACATATAATAAACCATTGCagtgtaaaattaaaagtactttAAAAGTCTGGACTATTAACGCGCCAACAACTAAAACACAATGCAAGGTGATTGTTTTTACATTACCTACCTTTCTTTTTACCCCAACCAGAATTAcgctttattaatacaattttttaaaaattgcgacactaatttaaaaaaaaacaaaaccaaaattaaACATCTTCAGATTTACTTTAATGTTTCAATCAGACATCGCGACGGACGACCATAGATAATACAGGCTTAAGACTAAGCGAGTAAGAGACAAGAGCAAGAGCCACAAACACAAAACTCGACGTTTTGGATTGAAATCGTGTCTcagtttatttctattttataagctAGTGATACCAGGCCAATAAATATAGGCACACTTTAAGAAAGATTTTATCGTCTCTTAAAGTAACATACTTTTAAcactacttatttaaaaaaaatggataagtaataggtatataaattataaatgttctaCAAGTCTATGTACAACTCTGTATATAGGTCTATATAGATTCTACAAATGCTATGTATAGATTTATAACAGTGAAagaaatcttatataaataataataataataatatcttgggacaatattcacacacggccatctgatcccaaattaagcttgtacagagcttgtgctatggaaactagacaactgatatactacatatactacttttctttttgtaaatacatacttatatagataattacacccacagGACCCGCgacactcaggacaaacagacatgttcatgcacacaaatgtctgtcctgggtgggaatcgaacccacaaccttcggcgtgaaaggcaggtatcttaccaaccacgcaaaccggcTCAATAAAACAGGTTAACTGtgtatataaagatattgtttttaattatgcatGTAATATGGTAAGTTATTGTGGTATTTTTGTTAAAGTATTCATAAAATTCaatgtacaatatttaaaataggtgtATATTTTCAGTCTGTTCGGtagaattttaatgttttgatcGTTTCGCGAaaacgtttaatttattatttagaaaaactaTATACTACTTAAATGGTAACTGCGTAAAATGTTTTCAGattataaacagttttttattgtattgctgtgttttgttattaacataaatttcaataaaaataacattatatcaaGATGTATGTTTGAACTTTAGTACTTAGAATTTCAATTGTCGTCTTTGTTGCtgtattttgcattttattaatactttaaactAACATATTCAGACTATTTGAACATGTCCTCTAAGCACCATTAAATACcgtattaatacaataataggGTGTCAGGTATGATACAAAATTTTGTtacatgttaaataatttaatataggcatataaaactaaaatatcgtCGTCGATCCGTCTCACTTTTGTAAAATAAtcctaagatatatttttaaacacgaCAATTTAGTATCTGCTTCTAGCGTAATCAGAAAGAACATTAATCACAAGGTCCTTGTCGCTTgtcaataatattcataaagtgAGCTCCAAATCTTGGGAATTGCAATGTAGTCCTTGCAAATATGCATATTCAGTATTTTTTACATGTTACTCGATTATTAATAGACATGAGTTACTGGCCTATTATGGTCGTGTTTTGCTGAAAGACAAGGATTTTCCTAATCAATTAGTGAAACTGTACAAACAATTTtgcaaaattttacaattaatgtataaatagtaataaaataaaaatagtgtgtGGCGCTAAAGTAGATTACTATTATATCACATTATTCATGAATTTACAATACCCTACCCTAGCTTTACCTATATATGCGTACCGAAAACATTTTAGTGaaattgattttgattgaaattatattctatatttatttactaattccTAGCGATTGCGTGCTGTGAGGGCCTCACGTGTCTTGTTTCAGGCGGCCCTGAAGAAGATGACAGGCGGAATAGCCTCGCGCTGATATTCGCACTAGCAAGGAGTGTGGTGTGGCGAAAACACTCTTGCTACCTGAGTGCCACAACTCCGTTGAGCCACGAGTGAAACTGGCACTGGAGAGACTGTTATTTATGTAAGCGATTCCATAGTTAATCCGATCTGTGTCAAGAGATTTTACTGGATAATATTGACATGACCGGGTTGTCTGAGGGAGAACCTGGTCAAGGTTATCTTCGGGAAAGTCACGTATCAGGTATTAGTATTAGGTCTCTGATCTGATATTTCTCCGACCAGACCATGTCGGATTTAATTGAATCGCATCGGATTGTGAGTGTACGTGTGATTCTGCACATACACTTATTGCCTTATACACAGTTACCTATTTCTTGAAATTAGCGGTTATGACCTAATTTGGCTTaccatgttattattaatatattatgagcTAAAAATGTAAACTGaattgtttatgaaatttaattacgtaTTGTCCTGAAAAGATAGCATCAAAAGTGAGATTGCTAAACAAGAAAATGATAACAtcctgtaaaaataaaatcctttctcctataataataaatcctaTAAACGCTgcgtattacaaaaaatataaagtttatttttaaaaggaaattatATTACGTAGAATGCTTATGAGTCTTTAGACTTTTTTTGAGTGTCATTAAATTACTTGCAGACTTGTTTATGTtagaatattaacaaaaaaaagtagtataaaaATACTTGCAAACCTTTTTTTCTATGAAACCGCCGTGCCTTTGTAGTTTGTAatagttttacattaataacAGAATTCAGATATATTCATAGTCAAcattattaaatgtcaaaactCTTCAATCAACATATAGAATTGAGATTTGAGAAGTGTCAACATTTTCAACTttcaagtataattttaatgtctattactaaaaatttacttttaatgtataataattattaaataacactaAAATGTGGCGTCCAACAATCTTGCGCAGAGTTGTGTTGTCttctattaaagaaaatattacattaacaaaATTTTTGTACTCTACTAAAAGTCGAACTCCGCGGTCGACCGCTAAGCTAACCCTCATTAGTGCGAGTGTCGGTATTTTAGTAGGAGCTGGATATGGTGGttatacacattataaaataaacacaaagaaATTATCTGGTCCATCAGAAAATGAAGAATTTGCTTTTTTCAAAGACGCACCAGAATATAAGTCTCACTATAAAGTAAGATTTTCATAAAGAGTTTACAATTATGTAAGGCTAATGTATATTAGGTATATTCtcttatatttataagctaGAGTTACTATGTTGATTCCATTgttattctttaattaataaaagtatagttttataatttgaaaataaaattatttttaaggtaaGAACTATatcattattcttttaatagaTGCAAGtgaatataacttaataataacataacaattatatatctcattattttatatagctaATATACATTACGCTAGATAAAATGATTGATGAAACATATTTGcttgaaagtaataaaatagctgtaaaaacaataagaaatacaataaattaaaaaaaaattgaatcatGTCTCGTAAAGTAATtgctataattaattttgtacattttgtGTGTAATAGACGGGTTAAGGTTGGTGTACATTGATTCAGTATTTTGATACAATGCAGCTATCCAGTTTCGCTGGATCAACTATGGCACTGGATGCGTGACTAAAAACATTGTCTAAAAACGACGTTAGAGGAAGAATGAATTATGAACCAACTAAAGTCAGATGACCCCAAccagtatatttttagtttaaaggaTGATAATCAAAAACCTTGATGAATTATTGTCAGTGATTGGAAGCTCCATTCAgtcaataaatatgaaatattaacttatataattacatgCTACATGGTTACTATATAATTACATGGATACCTGCGTCTATACCAGTCCCGCGGCACTAGCACAGAACGGGGCAGGGGTGTGTGAAGCATTCACTGGATTGATAAATAGAGCTGGATACTTGATGCTAGACTGGTTTGAAAACATTGACTAAATATCGATCGAGTGTTACAGGATTGTTGCGCTGATTCAAAATACTGAATCAAAGTAAATCAACCATTAGGTATAGTTTATAAAAAGGAAAGTTCTTCTACTGcgtattaatgtattatttttatggatTAAAAGACttgatttaaagttaaaatataaacaaaaaactttgaattattatattcttgtaagttatttctattctatataataagcTGGTAACAATAAGAAAAGTAGaaaattgtgtttttgttttataaaatgttgaatgttgatgttttaatttacataaatttagaaaagaaaattgttttaaatgagtataaacttattaataatttgcttAATGTTATCGTAACCAGTCTTTATATTATAGGACTAAGATTATGATTACTGTTTGTTTCTTTAaacattatgataaaaatttgtaaattataattttaggttGTTAATGAAGCTGACCAGAGTGACTTACAACTAGTATTATTCCAATATCAAACTTGCCCATTTTGCTGTAAGGTTCGAGCCTACTTAGATGCTCGTGgcattaattatgaaatagttGAAGTGGATGCTGTTCTTCGTCAAGCTATTAAATGGTCAGGCTACAAAAAAGTACCAATATTACTTGCTAAAGTTGATGGTGGTTATCAGGTAATGCTTGCAGCTTTTTAAAAAgccttatttattcatatattaattctatatttaaaaaatctttatttttcagCAACTTTTAGATAGCACAGCAATTTTATCTATTTTGGAAACTCATATAAGAGATAAGTCCTATTCATTGCGTGATATTGTAAAGTTTTATCCTGTAACCAAATTTGAAAATGATTCAGGAAAACCTACTACTGATGTTACaaacaaatactttattatgCACAATACTTCTGTACCAGATGAGAAACAGCGTGTTGCTGAGATGtaagtttatgtaatttaaaaataatagaataatagttTGGAATTACATGTAAGGTTATTTGATTTGTTAATGTTTTAGTGAAGAACGTGAATGGCGACAATGGGCTGATCGAGTCCTTGTCCATACATTATCACCAAATGTATACAGGACAGTGAATGAATCACTAGAAACATTTAAATGGTTTGAAGAAGCCGGTGGGTGGAGACAGAACTTCCCCAGTTGGGAATGTGCTGTGATGGTGTATGTTGGTGCCGCAGCTATGTGGATCATTTCTAAAAGATTAAAGTCTaggtaattttaaaagtatttattttatatatatttcttttctaCATCAGGACTCAAgtgaaatgttatatgtattttcattttattaaattcgaaGTTCTTAATTTAATGTGTATGTTCCTAATTTTCCTATGTTCCTAATTTTAGGCACAATATACAAGATGATGTCCGTCAGTCTCTGTACAATGCAGTTAATGATTGGATGAATGCCATTAATAAAAAGGGAACACCATTCCTTGGAGGTAAAAAACCTAATCTTGCCGATATATCAGTGTATGGTATTCTGAGCAGCATCGAAGGTTGTAAAGCCTTTCAAGATTTAAAGGAAAACACAGATGTCAGTAAATGGTTTGATAACATGAAGAATAATATGAATGAGACTCGAGGAAGAATGATAACAGTCTAATTGTAACATGGTcactgttattaaaaataactgcagATGCGACTTGGTTTCATTGCTCATATTTCATGCTAGTGATATTAATGATTTAGTTTCTtttgtataacaattttaatttcggtttgatgtttttatttatgatagttCATTAAAGTTATTCAGCAGGCTCATAACATAATGtaatcatcattattttcataagtttatcaacaatcattattttattatatatgtatcaacATGTAAAAAAACCGCGAATTTTCAATATGTAGTGTGACTATTAATTAAGCCTTAAGTAATCTGCACTGTAAAGTTTTAGAAAAatgattcaattattaattagaaaactATGTTGATTTCTTTAGCGGATTCGTGTTTAAATAAcctatgacttttttttaacatagccTATAAAAATTGGCTTAGTATCTTGCTTTAGCCAAGTATGTAAAAGAAATTATAGAAacaatagtaaatttttatttgttattcaataaCGGTTTTATTCATAAAGGTTGTTTAGTCgcggtgtttagttaaacactgatttcctGTGTATGACATTCGATagaagaagacgcagcattttttaacaataattatatatcctaataactaaacaacatttaaagaaaaagccgtttgttgttgttgtaataaatgacaaattaatttttaatatattttatcttaataaaaatccTGTAAGTACCATTTGTGCGCAATATATGCTTTACAAGCATAACGTACTCCATAATCATTATTGAGGACATAATGCTATTATAAAGGTGTAACTTTGATTGATTGCAATTGttggctattattatttttattaaatgaattaaaatcgcTTTTTCAGACAGGCATTTTCTGTTATGTCTACCCTTTTGTTTTGGCCAAAACTAAATATGTACAAACTTTGTTTTGCCTGCGACTTTGTTCTTTAttggaattaagttttaaaaaataaggatAATGTGAATGTATTGATTGTCGATTTGCGAATTCTTATAGGTTTCTAAATGATGTACGATTTTTAAATGCAGTTTAAGCAATGTAGTATACATTAATAGTAGTATAGTTAAAGACGgttaatatattcaaacatgtaatattttttatatttactacatttaatttatttttgctcTTTGTTtatcgaaaaatataaatatcaagtgATTGTTGATaaatttttgttctttatttatatactggaTGTTGTATTAACCCTCGCTAGTGCGTATTTATATTTGCGGTAGTAAACTGCCATTAGAATAGACTATGTATTGTAGGTATatgattaattcaataataaaacattcttGTAGATAAATCTTTTATTCTAAATTGAAACGACTTAGTTACATTAAAAATGGTCAAAAAGAAAACGACAATGAACCTCTTAGACATGTAGTTAACATTGATGTCATCTTTTCGAATCGTATTTTACTTTTGACATTTCAAACACTAGTCTAAATCTAAACCATACTATATTTACGTACCATACTGTATGTACGTTTAACAAGCGATTTGGGTATAGGCAAGAGAGAATCCTCTGTTGGCAATATCCGGTGGCGTAGCGGCGGTAGCACCTTCGTTAGCGTCCGTCACCACGTATAGCACGAACGGCTTGGCCCCAGCTGCAAACATGCAAGTGAAATGTgcccttttaaatatatttgtcttgtTCAAGTTTAAAGTAATTAAGCTCATCAAGGGATTCCTTATCTTTGATTTTCAACAAGATAACTTGTGTTGAAATTTCAACTGTGAAAACATATGtcatacatagatatatattacgCATTTTCTAGAAACAGACATTTTTTTACGGTAAATTCTTCATGTTCGACAAACGAACCCGAGATCAtatggtataatttattttcgggCCAATTAATTGcgattattataacataaagtaTAGACTTCGCAACATGATTTCCAATTATaggtttataaatttactagcaaaatattaagaatttgaGCTTAATTTGTCGCTTACATTGTACAGGTACGAAGCCTAATCCGCAAAATCGATCAGTCCCCGCGGCTACGTTGGTGTTCACAATTATAGGGTTTGGTATGACAACGAAGTCGGTGGTGCACGCTGCTCCGCTCACCGCTCCTACAGCAGTACCCAAGACGGTGTTGTCAGCCCCCTCCACGTCACCagtgacggtgaaagaaaacacgTCGTTTGCAGTCtaataaacaatatgaatataattttatcttacactattttttttttcggtttaACTGATTCTTTTGTAATAGACAACAATGTCCTAGatcattttatgtaaaattttcttACGTGAATGGAAATGATCTTTCCATTGAATTTAAGATGTAGTCAAAATGAAATAGTtaactaaaaaatacaatattttgttcTGTAATGCCTGTTCGACTTAGACAATACCTGTGCATATTGTATCGCACAGTATCCCGCTTCCATTCTTATACATATTCCATAGTTCAAGTTGGCCAGCTGCCTCGTTCCCGTCACCAAAGATCCACTAAGGGCCGTGTTTGCGGCCGTTCCATAATTGAAACTTCTAATTGTTCCCGTTATTCCCGTGTAATATTGTAAACAGCCGTTAGGAGCTAAAACAGTTCAATAGGGCATTCACTAATGTTAATAAGATATAATTGTAACAAGATTAAACTTTCACTATCgtataaaataacacattttatcCGAACGTATGGATTAAATTATTAGTTCGTTCTGAATATACGAATATTTACCTAAGCCCGGACAATCACATCCGAGTTGAGTCAACCTAATGTTCCACCGTCTCGTGAATGTTGTGGCAAGAGTAGCTGTGACGGAGATCGTAATGGCTGCGTTACCATTAAAGTCTACGAACAGTGTTTGTCCTGTATTGTCTCCGCAGAGAATGGGAACAATGGTGTTTCCTCCTGTGATCGTAAGAGCGTCGGTTGCACACACACCGTCACCGTTCGGTTGAGCGAGTACCATATCTAGAAGGTCTATACGGAGCTGAAATTAACAAGATTTATTTGTGAGTCGTCATATAACATAaagatttttgttaaaatatcttaGGGAGCTTATCGCTATACTATCGCCTTTTTTACCTGACATATGTTGTTATTGCAACGATTTACAATTATCGAACATGCCTGTCCACCTGCGTAAGCTGCTGGATATCCTGGACTGGTGAAGTAGGTGTTGTTCACGTTTGTTGCAGAACCGCACGCTCGTGAAACTGAAATTAAACTAGATATGTTTATCTCTGCACTTCTATGATAgtttcatacaaatatacagCAATAAAACCAACCGATACAGCATCTGCCTCTTCTGGCAGCGCAACTTCCAGTAATTGTTCCATTTAGATTATTGCACTCCCGTCGAGCCAGGCACGTGCCATTCATCGTGTTCGTACTAGCACAATCCACATTCGCAAATCTAACTATGCTGACGAAAGGAAACactgaaagaaaaataaattaaagacatCCCTATATTTCGTTTTTCGAAATATAACAGACAAAAGTAGtatctaaacaaatatattaaataaaatatgaaagctaattacTAACAAATTTTTCCTTGTCTTTCCTCATTATTATCGTTGTCATCAACATCGTACGGGTCATCATTGAAATTGTCTTCGTACACCGTAAAAGAAGCAACTGCCACTAAAAAAGTCGCTATAAAAATCCAAAAAAGTTTTTTAGTCATTTTGTTTTTCTGCCACTTAAACTTTTCTTTCGTTACAGAATCTTTATATCacatttgtttcaatattatttacttaacacGTATCAAAATGTGTCATTGTATAACTGTTTAAAGTTTGAAAAGTTTACTACTACAATGTCGATCATAAAATGAGAATAGTCGTGTCAATCATGAAACTTATATAAAGTGGGTGATAACGGTTAGTTTATTTGAGGAAACTGTTAGGGATGTTACCGTTCATCAATTAGCGCTTGCGGGTGACACAGTACTATTTCTCTATTGTAACCTACAGTATTAAGGCAAAGACAACTCGTCTAATATGTACTCTCACAACTCCAGTATTTTCACCACCACAGGTAGGTAGCTACTGAAATAACGAAAATGAGATTGATCATTGGATgagactaataatataaatgctaataataatattttgtaagatcaaaattatatattcagttTTTCGTGATGATATCAgtcttatcaatataataaaaaagttaacttGCATCTATAATTCGAAATCTGAAACCGGAAATGAATAtacctaattataaataatatgattaacaatGAAAACAATACTATGTGACATAATCTGACTGGTATACGAAGAGAGAGTACGTCGCCACAGGTCACTGTCTAGTTGTTAAACTATAAAAAGGTCAAATGTAAATAGAATTCGAATGATCGACGAATTTAAATATGTTGCTACAGAATAAAATAACTGTCAACTTTAGAATGAATTCATCTTTTTATTCTATTGACCCATTTGTTACAAATTGtcagtattataaatttagGCAGCTTTAGAAATCTAAGTTTAGCATCTATAAACGTATAAAATTTTGTCACTGTGAGTAGGtctccaaatataataaaatattgtttgtcaATTAGTGTcgaatatgaattttaatttaaaataattctaaattatcGACGAAAATGTATAACAAAACTTGTCGTTTTCTTGCATTATGCAACTGCTTTGTATGTTTATCTGAATATTTTAAAGCTCCTGcacaaattacaattacataaaaaaaggaAGAAGTATTTCTGTTGGCTGGCTTGTTGGTTACCCACAAGCAAAAAAAAGCATTTAACCATCATTAATAAAGCCTAATCTAAATAGATTAAAAGAAATTCAACTAACAGCCACAATGCGTACATAAGCCTAgtcattgattaaaaaatatgataaaaacataTGTTCGTAGTAACGAGCTATAAAACAATCGTAAGCTTCGTTACGAAGCGGCTATTTGTTccattataagtttatataatcttTGTTATATGCATTCCCATAGGAGGCAATTTTGTTATGACATATTTTttcgaaaattaaatacttcagctacatatagtaaataaatatatttttacataatttaagtgTTATTTGTTGtgtgatattttttgtaaataagtaaaaactgTAAGTTCGTTCTGTTAGGAGAAGGATTacgtttgtctttttttttttaaatgcaaaatacaCCTACCGATATATTGTCAAAACTAACAAAAACCTTGCACTAACTTAATATAACTTTCGAATTTAAGGAGTTAATGAACCTAGAACAACGTTAAATACGTTGTTTTCATcattacagatattttttttaaaaaagcagACCGTGTTATTTTTAGGCTTATATCGGAGGAAATTGATTAAAGGATTAAAGGAATTCTTAAtcaataatcattttttaaggcttttagaatattatctgaattatataattacgtttatttttaaaaata
It contains:
- the LOC126780447 gene encoding prostaglandin E synthase 2; its protein translation is MWRPTILRRVVLSSIKENITLTKFLYSTKSRTPRSTAKLTLISASVGILVGAGYGGYTHYKINTKKLSGPSENEEFAFFKDAPEYKSHYKVVNEADQSDLQLVLFQYQTCPFCCKVRAYLDARGINYEIVEVDAVLRQAIKWSGYKKVPILLAKVDGGYQQLLDSTAILSILETHIRDKSYSLRDIVKFYPVTKFENDSGKPTTDVTNKYFIMHNTSVPDEKQRVAEIEEREWRQWADRVLVHTLSPNVYRTVNESLETFKWFEEAGGWRQNFPSWECAVMVYVGAAAMWIISKRLKSRHNIQDDVRQSLYNAVNDWMNAINKKGTPFLGGKKPNLADISVYGILSSIEGCKAFQDLKENTDVSKWFDNMKNNMNETRGRMITV
- the LOC126780634 gene encoding uncharacterized protein LOC126780634, producing MTKKLFWIFIATFLVAVASFTVYEDNFNDDPYDVDDNDNNEERQGKILFPFVSIVRFANVDCASTNTMNGTCLARRECNNLNGTITGSCAARRGRCCIVSRACGSATNVNNTYFTSPGYPAAYAGGQACSIIVNRCNNNICQLRIDLLDMVLAQPNGDGVCATDALTITGGNTIVPILCGDNTGQTLFVDFNGNAAITISVTATLATTFTRRWNIRLTQLGCDCPGLAPNGCLQYYTGITGTIRSFNYGTAANTALSGSLVTGTRQLANLNYGICIRMEAGYCAIQYAQTANDVFSFTVTGDVEGADNTVLGTAVGAVSGAACTTDFVVIPNPIIVNTNVAAGTDRFCGLGFVPVQSGAKPFVLYVVTDANEGATAATPPDIANRGFSLAYTQIAC